CAGCACATGATCCAAGTCTACGTCAGCGTGTGCCTTGGAGCTACCGTGGCGGTGCGGGGGTAGTGCGCCTTGAACGTGGACCGTGTGGGTCACACTGCCGTCATTACAAGGACAGACTAGGTATTGCCGCATGGGTGGAGGGAGATTAGTTGAATGAGCTGCCAGAGTGGCAGATTAACTGTGAATTGAGTAGCACTCAAAGGTGGTTGGTTTGCGCAAGCGCCTTCGCACCGTTACACCATCGCACGGACAAGCGGGTGACACCGATAGAATCAATGGCATATCCGAATCAAGAATGGAGATAACGTAGCCGGACTGCCCGAGCCGGACTGATGGACGCGGAGGATGCGGGATGCCGGCCGAGAGAGCTCGGTGATGAGCGCCAAGAACCGTCCACCATGAGAGCCGACATCACGACTCATATGTGCCTATCCGCGCCGTTACGCCGCGGCTCCGCCGTCGGCGTGTCACCAGTCGGGATCGGCGACGCATCACAATCGATCAAAGAGCCGATCTACATTCGCACTCAAGGTCCACAGGCACCGCTTGGTTCAACAATGCATTCTTCCGGCGTAACCATGAACAACAACCTGGTCTGCTAAGATACAACTTCCCCCACTGCGCCCTCCCTGACCAGGGGTACCGCCCGCGTCTCACTGCGTAGATGGGCTACGTCTTACTGCGCGTCCTTGATGCACGCGGCACAAATGTCCATGCCGGTTGTTCTTGATTCTTTCGGAGATCAGGccttctcgtcgatgaCCATGGCGCGGCTCGTGTTGTCACGGCAGCGCTTGAGGAAACGGACGAGCGGAGTGCCACCCGTCCCGCGGAGaccatcgtcgtcgacgccggccTTGGGCGGCGCAGTCACGGCGGGCTCGTCTGTCgcacggccgaggagcgcgagcacgcGCGGGGTCGCCTCGTGGCGCGCCTGCTGCACAATGTAGCGCGTGACGACGCGCATGTGTTTGTCCCGGAAACGGCGGAGGGCCGCGAGAGCGCCATCGTATGCGTCCGCAAGGGCGGGGTGTGTGTCCTTgtgagcgaggacgaccgAGCGCAGAGGCTTGGGGTGCGACGCGAGATGCATCAGGAACGTCCGGTGCGGCAGAGGCATGTACTGCAGCATGCGCTGGAGGTACGTtgcctcgacgacgcgcggcTGGTCGGCCGGCTTGGCGTCCTCAGCGGGGGAGTCGGGGTGAATCGGCGTGTTGTTGAGGGTGATAGGAGCAGAGTCAGGCTGGACACCCTCGCCTGAGACGGTCTGAGCGTCCTCATCCGCACGAGCCCCGTGATCGACAGTAAGGAAAACGTCAAACGCGTGGACGAGCGACGACTGGCCGGCAGACGGGCCCGAGAACTTGCGGCCCGCGGACGACCCCGAAACGCGGTTCTCAGCTTCCATGAGGAGGCTGTCGTCGACACCGAGGAAGACCCATCCAGGAGAGTTGGGGCCGtcagcgtcgccgcccttgaACCAGGGACGGAGTACGTGGTAAAACTCCTCAGGGTCGACCTCGGTCATCATTCGGAGAGTGATGTCGCCAATGAGGTCGATCTGGTCCGACAGCTTGCGGAGGTagacggcgaggcgacgAAGAGCGAGGTCATCCCCAAGGAAGAGCTCGTCAAGCGACTGGCGCATGAGCGAGAGGGCGGCTGCACCAGCGGCCTCGCACTCAGCCGACACGAGCCAGAAGCCAGCCTCCGACTTGGTGTTGGTAAAGGTGCAGAGCGTCTTGATAGGCGGGTTGTCAACCATGTTGATGCAGCGGGTGAGATCGGCAGGCTGAACGTTCCAAAGGAC
Above is a genomic segment from Cutaneotrichosporon cavernicola HIS019 DNA, chromosome: 1 containing:
- a CDS encoding uncharacterized protein (Tryptophan 2,3-dioxygenase) encodes the protein MSHPDSTAALPAGHFLALPPTFSNDQRTSLTTESHAGLGTAPNVASLAAADFDVDVRTGFLPSGTNVARLPAPYDVWEDALDAASGDGPGLGVRLGGGRPSDDAWRAAVANMPALDIGGLVTLPLLRRAHSALAFLCHFYVHSARPTTVPAPIEIPASISIPLLATSPLVGLPPVLTYADTVLWNVQPADLTRCINMVDNPPIKTLCTFTNTKSEAGFWLVSAECEAAGAAALSLMRQSLDELFLGDDLALRRLAVYLRKLSDQIDLIGDITLRMMTEVDPEEFYHVLRPWFKGGDADGPNSPGWVFLGVDDSLLMEAENRVSGSSAGRKFSGPSAGQSSLVHAFDVFLTVDHGARADEDAQTVSGEGVQPDSAPITLNNTPIHPDSPAEDAKPADQPRVVEATYLQRMLQYMPLPHRTFLMHLASHPKPLRSVVLAHKDTHPALADAYDGALAALRRFRDKHMRVVTRYIVQQARHEATPRVLALLGRATDEPAVTAPPKAGVDDDGLRGTGGTPLVRFLKRCRDNTSRAMVIDEKA